In Salinibacterium sp. dk2585, a single window of DNA contains:
- the infB gene encoding translation initiation factor IF-2, producing the protein MAKPRVHEIAAELGIESKQALEKLKELGEFVKGPSSSIEPPVARKLRQAFEAEGVKPQAKDAAPKAASPAKPAASKPAPAPAPAPEKPAAPAAQTPAAETPAPEAPAKPAAATADSGATPPAGGAPTPGAPRPGGARPGNNPFASTQGMQRPGAPRPGTPRPGNNPYASTQGMNTRPSPANIPRPAAPRPGSPRPGAPRPAGAGRPGGAGGFRPGGPGRPAGAGGFRPGAPGGAPAGGFGPPRPGGGGRGRGPGGGTAGAFGRGGGKSKARKSKRTKRAEFEMREAPSLGGVSVPRGDGNTVVRLRRGASITDFADKIDASPGNLVTVLFHLGEMATATESLDEATFEVLGDELGYKIQIVSPEDEDRELLEGFSIDLDQELEDEDDSMLVARPPVVTVMGHVDHGKTKLLDAIRNTSVGAGEAGGITQHIGAYQVQAEHEGVDRKITFIDTPGHEAFTAMRARGAQVTDIAILVVAADDGIMPQTVEALNHAQSANVPIVVAVNKVDKEGANPAKVRQQLTEFGLVAEEYGGDTMFVDVSALQRKGIDTLLDAVLLTADAGLDLRANPSKDARGVAIEAKLDKGRGAVATVLIQSGTLRVGDPIVAGTAYGRVRAMFDENGETVTEATPARPVAVLGLTSVPRAGDTFLVTDDDRTARQIAEKREAVERNATLARSRKRLSLEDFTKALEDGKVESLNLIIKGDVSGAVEALEESLMDIEVDDSVQLRIIHRGVGAVTESDVNLATIDNAIIIGFNVRPDPKARERAAREGVDVRFYNVIYNALEDVESSLKGMLKPEYEEVQSGVAEIREIFRSSKFGNIAGVIVRSGTITRNAKARVIREGVVVGDNLAIESLRRFKDDVTEVKTDFEAGIGLGKFNDIQIGDEIETIEMKEKPRA; encoded by the coding sequence GTGGCTAAACCACGCGTGCACGAGATCGCGGCAGAACTCGGCATAGAAAGCAAGCAAGCCCTCGAGAAGCTGAAGGAACTTGGCGAGTTCGTCAAGGGCCCGTCCTCGAGCATCGAACCCCCAGTGGCCCGCAAGCTTCGGCAGGCATTCGAGGCGGAGGGCGTCAAGCCCCAGGCCAAGGACGCTGCCCCGAAGGCTGCCTCGCCGGCCAAGCCCGCTGCGAGCAAGCCCGCTCCGGCGCCTGCACCGGCCCCGGAGAAGCCGGCCGCTCCTGCGGCACAAACCCCGGCGGCAGAGACCCCGGCTCCCGAGGCTCCGGCCAAGCCCGCTGCGGCGACGGCCGACTCGGGTGCGACTCCGCCCGCGGGTGGTGCGCCCACCCCGGGTGCTCCGCGCCCCGGCGGTGCCCGTCCCGGCAACAACCCCTTCGCGAGCACGCAGGGCATGCAGCGCCCCGGCGCCCCGCGCCCGGGCACGCCTCGTCCCGGCAACAACCCCTACGCGAGCACGCAGGGCATGAATACCCGGCCTTCGCCCGCGAACATCCCGCGTCCCGCGGCACCCCGTCCCGGCAGCCCGCGTCCCGGTGCACCGCGTCCGGCTGGCGCTGGTCGTCCCGGCGGTGCCGGTGGATTCCGTCCCGGCGGCCCCGGTCGGCCTGCCGGTGCCGGTGGCTTCCGTCCCGGCGCTCCCGGTGGGGCGCCCGCTGGTGGCTTCGGCCCGCCCCGTCCCGGTGGCGGCGGCCGTGGTCGTGGTCCCGGCGGTGGCACGGCTGGTGCCTTCGGCCGTGGTGGCGGCAAGAGCAAGGCCCGCAAGTCGAAGCGTACGAAGCGGGCAGAGTTCGAGATGCGGGAGGCCCCGTCGCTCGGCGGCGTGAGCGTTCCCCGCGGCGACGGCAACACCGTTGTGCGTCTGCGCCGTGGCGCGTCGATCACGGACTTCGCCGACAAGATCGATGCGAGCCCCGGCAACCTCGTGACGGTGCTGTTCCACCTCGGTGAAATGGCGACCGCGACGGAGTCGCTCGACGAGGCCACCTTCGAGGTGCTGGGCGACGAGCTCGGCTACAAGATTCAGATCGTCTCGCCCGAGGATGAGGACCGCGAGCTGCTCGAGGGCTTCTCGATCGACCTCGACCAGGAGCTTGAGGACGAGGACGACTCGATGCTCGTGGCGCGGCCCCCCGTGGTCACCGTCATGGGTCACGTCGACCACGGTAAGACGAAGCTGCTCGATGCGATCCGCAACACGAGCGTCGGCGCCGGCGAGGCCGGTGGCATCACGCAGCACATCGGTGCCTACCAGGTGCAGGCCGAGCATGAGGGCGTCGATCGCAAGATCACCTTCATCGACACCCCCGGTCACGAGGCCTTCACGGCCATGCGTGCCCGTGGTGCGCAGGTCACCGACATCGCGATCCTCGTGGTCGCGGCTGACGACGGCATCATGCCGCAGACGGTTGAGGCCCTGAACCACGCGCAGTCGGCCAACGTGCCGATCGTCGTCGCGGTCAACAAGGTCGACAAGGAGGGAGCGAACCCCGCCAAGGTGCGCCAGCAGCTCACCGAGTTCGGCCTGGTTGCCGAGGAGTACGGCGGCGACACGATGTTCGTCGACGTCTCGGCGCTCCAGCGCAAGGGCATCGACACGCTGCTCGACGCGGTGCTCCTGACGGCAGACGCGGGTCTCGACCTGCGGGCCAACCCGTCGAAGGATGCCCGTGGTGTCGCGATCGAGGCCAAGCTCGACAAGGGCCGTGGTGCTGTCGCGACCGTGCTCATCCAGTCGGGAACGCTCCGTGTGGGAGACCCCATCGTGGCGGGCACGGCCTACGGCCGCGTTCGTGCGATGTTCGACGAGAACGGCGAGACCGTGACGGAGGCCACTCCGGCCCGCCCCGTCGCAGTGCTCGGACTCACGTCGGTGCCCCGCGCCGGTGACACCTTCCTCGTGACGGACGATGACCGCACGGCTCGCCAGATCGCTGAGAAGCGTGAGGCGGTCGAGCGCAACGCGACGCTGGCTCGCAGCCGCAAGCGCCTCAGCCTTGAGGACTTCACGAAGGCCCTCGAGGACGGCAAGGTCGAGTCGCTCAACCTCATCATCAAGGGTGACGTCTCCGGTGCCGTCGAGGCGCTCGAGGAGTCGCTCATGGACATCGAGGTCGACGATTCGGTGCAGTTGCGCATCATCCACCGCGGTGTGGGTGCTGTCACGGAGAGCGACGTCAACCTGGCGACGATCGACAACGCGATCATCATCGGCTTCAACGTGCGCCCCGACCCGAAGGCGCGCGAGCGCGCCGCTCGCGAGGGTGTCGATGTGCGGTTCTACAACGTCATCTACAACGCCCTCGAGGATGTCGAGAGCTCGCTCAAGGGCATGCTCAAGCCTGAGTACGAAGAGGTCCAGTCGGGTGTCGCGGAGATCCGCGAGATCTTCCGCTCCTCGAAGTTCGGCAACATCGCCGGTGTCATCGTGCGGTCGGGAACGATCACGCGAAACGCCAAGGCACGCGTCATCCGCGAGGGTGTCGTCGTGGGCGACAACCTGGCGATCGAGTCGCTGCGTCGTTTCAAGGACGACGTCACCGAGGTCAAGACGGACTTCGAGGCCGGTATCGGTCTCGGCAAGTTCAACGACATCCAGATCGGTGACGAGATCGAGACGATCGAGATGAAGGAGAAGCCGCGGGCATAG
- a CDS encoding YlxR family protein: MEPVRTCLGCRGRAPASSLVRFVARDGMVVADASASLPGRGAWLHPTVECVDSSLKRRAFGRALRAGGALDTSGVKQSVLALHQSEPPHGAP; the protein is encoded by the coding sequence ATGGAACCCGTAAGAACGTGCCTCGGCTGCCGTGGGCGTGCTCCTGCTTCCTCCCTTGTGAGGTTCGTGGCGCGCGACGGCATGGTGGTGGCGGATGCTTCGGCGTCGCTTCCCGGTCGTGGTGCCTGGTTGCATCCCACTGTGGAATGCGTCGACAGTTCCCTCAAGCGCAGGGCCTTCGGGCGGGCGTTGAGGGCTGGCGGGGCACTCGATACATCCGGGGTCAAGCAGTCCGTCCTTGCACTTCACCAGTCGGAGCCTCCCCATGGGGCTCCCTAA
- the nusA gene encoding transcription termination factor NusA: protein MDIDLSVLRLMEREREIPFEELVQIIEQAILTAYLKHTAPADAKTDDPGRARVELDRKTGHVSVFVPEFDDDGNVIGEAEDSPSDFGRIAAFAAKQVINQRLRDIADDAVLGEFKAREGDIVAGVVQQGPNPRMIHVDLGTIEAILPPEEQVPGEDYAHGSRLRVYVTSVSKGLKGPQITVSRTHPSLVRKLFALEVPEIASGIVEIVSLAREAGHRTKIAVKANEPGINAKGACIGELGQRVRAVTAELNNEKIDIVDFSDDLATFVSNALSPAKVSSAFVIDQSTKAVRALVPDYQLSLAIGKEGQNARLAAKLTGARIDIQPDSILED from the coding sequence GTGGACATTGACCTGAGCGTGTTGCGACTGATGGAGCGCGAGCGCGAGATCCCCTTCGAGGAGCTTGTCCAGATCATCGAACAAGCGATTCTCACGGCATACCTCAAGCACACTGCACCTGCGGATGCCAAGACCGACGACCCGGGTCGCGCCCGCGTTGAGCTCGACCGCAAGACGGGCCACGTGAGTGTCTTCGTTCCCGAATTCGACGACGACGGCAACGTCATCGGCGAGGCGGAGGACAGCCCGAGCGACTTCGGCCGCATCGCTGCCTTCGCGGCCAAGCAGGTCATCAACCAGCGACTCCGGGACATTGCGGATGACGCGGTGCTCGGTGAGTTCAAGGCACGCGAGGGCGACATCGTCGCCGGCGTCGTGCAGCAGGGCCCCAACCCCCGCATGATCCACGTGGACCTCGGCACGATCGAGGCGATCCTGCCGCCCGAGGAGCAGGTGCCCGGCGAGGACTACGCCCACGGCTCGCGCCTCCGGGTCTACGTGACGAGCGTGAGCAAGGGGCTCAAGGGTCCGCAGATCACCGTCTCGCGCACCCATCCCTCGCTCGTGCGCAAGCTCTTCGCGCTTGAGGTGCCGGAGATCGCGAGCGGCATTGTCGAGATCGTCTCCCTCGCTCGCGAGGCTGGGCACCGCACGAAGATCGCCGTGAAGGCCAACGAGCCGGGCATCAACGCGAAGGGTGCCTGCATCGGCGAGTTGGGGCAGCGCGTGCGCGCCGTCACGGCGGAACTCAACAACGAGAAGATCGACATCGTCGACTTCTCCGATGACCTCGCGACCTTCGTGTCGAACGCGCTCTCGCCCGCCAAGGTGAGTTCGGCGTTCGTGATCGACCAGTCGACGAAGGCGGTGCGGGCGCTTGTTCCCGACTACCAGCTCTCGCTCGCGATCGGCAAGGAGGGCCAGAACGCCCGCCTCGCCGCGAAGCTGACTGGCGCGCGCATCGACATCCAGCCCGACAGCATCCTCGAAGACTGA